In the genome of Caenorhabditis elegans chromosome IV, the window aaccttcaaaaaattatactcAACTTAAAGCCCCTGACAGGCTGAATTCGaacattaaattaaatttcatttaaattctaaaatttccaaattcagaCCCCGAATTGGACCGAGAAGCATCACTATGGAGGGACAAATTTCCTCATTTAAGGATTACCGGATCCCGTTTTGAATCTCAGAAAGTGACGGTAATaagaatttttactgaaaactggaaatcctaaattttcagcaccCCATCCCAGTTGACAGCTTgagctttcaaaaatcaataattcaacACTCCAAGTCTGCAAACGCAATTCGggaaaaactaccaaaaattgataacttcaagaaaaaatgaattaatttttcagaaatttttttattttaaaaaacttttttttccattttgtagggcatattttaaattatagatCTGCCGAAAAAGTTGGTAGAATTGAACTATCACCCGATATATATTTGTTGCctattctctaaaaattttctccTTTCACTTCTGTTTCCCCTTTTTCCAtatacattttctgaaaagtgcaccatgttttctaatttcttcTTCGGCTTCATCTCTTCCTCTCCTCATTCGATTCATTTCAAAACGGAACCGGAAAACCCCGCAACCACCGCTTTTTAATTAGCCAACGGAATTAGTGAGCAGCCTTCGCGGAGTGGGGATTACGtgctcatttgaaaaattgatgacgtggcaatctggaaaaaaagtatactggaaattgttttcatgtttttcaagttaaaagaGGAGACAAAAACATTAGGCTTATGGAAGAGAAGAAAtgacttaatttttttgatctttgCAGTTGTAAAGTGTAAAGATCCGACGAAcgaagtaaaaaattattcagagccttccaaaaagtttttgaaacgttttgagattgatttttattattactgaaatttttagaaagttcgTGGAAACTTCTGGAATGATTCGAAGTGGAAATGGAATggcttcaaaagttttcaaaaagttcggGACATTTATGAATATTTCCAGAAAGGTATAAAAAGTCCtgaaatctctgaaattttctggaacttCCTTCATACGTTTGGAAATTCCCTAAGTATTTTTAAGGCTTTGAGAAAGTTATAGGAATTTCTGGGACTATTGGAAAGTCTTGGCAATTTCTTAATCTAACCTTCTATTAATTTAAACTTCTAAGactttccaataattttcagaaaactccaGGCGTTTCTagaactccaaaaaaaattttcagaaaactccaGGCGTTTGGCAAGGTGCttagaatatttcaaacatcTTCAAAAGCTTCTCACTAtccagaaaatgccaaaaattttcaagtttttaaagtttttcccGAAATGCCAGCATTTTCCAAAAGCCTAGACAACTATATATAATTTCTCaaagcattaaaaaaagttcagaaagtttcaaaacttataGAGAAAGTTCCAGAAAACTTAAGCATTTACAGGGAAATACACATAAATGTCTGGAACTTTTACGAAAATTCTGGAGCTTtcctaataaaaaatattaagcGGTTCCAGAACTTTCCAGGATTTTCTACACTTTCCACAAACtttctgaatgaaaatttagaaaattgccggtttgccgatttgccggaattgtttatttttggcaaattgtcggtttaccaattggctggaaatttgtattttctgcaaattgccgattagccgatttgccggaaatttttattttcggcaaattgccggtttaccaatttaccagaaattttcaacttcgacaatttgccggtttgccaatttgccggatatcaatttgccagAAGTATCTAGAGGTTTTTTTAATgacggaaacacttgaaaaggacactttttgaaatttttttcacaattttcaaaaattgtcggcaattgccgttttttcggcaaattggcaaaccctctatttgccgattcgccaaagttgccggaaactttcattttcggcaaaatcgATTTACCGCTTGCCCACCGCCCTGATTCGaactatatttgaaaattggcaaaacttCGACACTTGTCAGTCTAcctgaaaaccttttttccctaaaaattggtatttatttacacaaaaataccctaatatttgaattaatttcacGTGTCTCATTACTATTCCATTCTCGtaataccaacaaaaaattcccggaATAGAAGGAATTTATATGAAAGGTATAATAAGATTCATGTCTTAGTAACTAATACACCACTAGCTTAACCTAGGTGGCACATGATGTATGGGTTAATAATGCCATCATATAGACTAATACCTTCTCTATATAGGATGctttaaagggggagtagagtttgtggggaaatatatgtttctgactctaattgtgctcctgataccgaatatcgatgtgaaaaaaattaaaaaaatttccctgattttatattaatttttaaaatccattggatgcctatatgtgaaatttcaaacgcaagattttcccgccagagacgccccgcccacgaaaccgtgccgcacgtgtgggtttacgagattcattttttccttctatttttatttaattttatgccgattttttccattttttcgctgttttatatCGAAAATGTTGTTATTTAGCGTTAATTTATgcatttttattgataaaaatcaacaatattCCATGTAAagttccattttcagcacaaaatcgacggaaaacaaagaaaattacGGCGACACGACGTTTCTAGGAAAAGTGAgcatttcatttaaaaagcattttcaaaaaacaatttaaaagtgaaaagcATTCCGTTCGCTAAAAAATTAGGCCTaaaacatctttaaaaaatcaacagtttgtcgatttagtatttaaaacttcaatttttgttttttttgttattgttttttcccagaaatgtgattttttataaattttattgaaaataaatagttttataatatatttattgggtttttataaaaaacaatagTATTACACACGGAATAATGATAAATTTATTGTCCATGGTTGCTTCCACCTCGTTTCGCGTCgattttgtgctgaaaatggaactttaatggaattttgttgatttttatcaataaaaaggCATAAATTAACGCCAAATAACAACATTTTCGatataaaacagcgaaaaaatggaaaaaatcggcataaaattaaataaaaatagaaggaaaaaatgaatctcgtaaacccacacgtgcggcacggtttcgtgggcggggcgtctctggcgggaaaatcttgcgtttgaaatttcacatataggcatccaatggatttgcggattttaaaaattaatataaaatcagggaaatttttttaatttttttcacatcgatattcggtatcaggagcacaattagagtcagaaacatacatttccccacaaactctTCTCCCCCTTTAAGTTGCCCAGTCATTTAATAACTTGTCTCCTGAATTAATTGCTTtactttcttcttcttcattttcagattattttttctcagaatcaCTTTTCACTCATTTCTTACTCGTCGGACAGGTTTTGAATAGAACCTCATCATTTTCAAGTGAGCCTAACgaattttttctctcttttttttgtcgaaaattcacGTCCCATAACGCTTGCGACCAAAAAAATGATGCCCTCAAGGGCTCGGAATGCATTtcttttgcccaattttttgttacattTTTCCTATCTTTTTGGTGGAATCTTTTGGAGTTCCGTGTTTCGAACTATCTCCTtctatttgtgaaaaatcacaCGAAATTCCACTGGGAGTTCGGGACATAAAGCTTTTAGACTTCCGGCTGTTTTTTGATGGGATTGtcatgttttgaaaacaacaaattttgatattagACTTAGGTTTAGGATTAGGTTTAGGCATagacttaggctcaggcttagacttaggcttaggcttaggctcaggctcaggcgtaggcttaggcttaggcttaggtgtaggcccaggcttaggcttaggcttaggcttaggcttaagctttggcgtaggcctaggcttaggcttaggcataccTGGCTGGACTAAATTTTTGacgaaggtttttttttaatttgtaaacGTCGGGTTTCGCAcgtaattttagtttttaagcgtttatttttttgcagaaaattaaagttttttggtaaGAAAAATCTGGCCGTAATTTTAACGCTTcggatttttacaaaaaaaactggcaaattgatactttttgactgatgtttcaaaaatccgaaaaaaaagttcttggctactaatttgaattttggttttttcgttcgaaattaacattttttgatcgaatggaaattctaattttttgatctgGAAACTGGAAGAttggaaatattgaattttggtaaatatttttaaatattaaaaaaaaattgaattcattttcaaatttgtgtaAGTTTAGActagaaatcgaaaatttatggCATCCACTGGGAATTTAGATATGTTTATGgcatttttgaactaaaaacatggcatttttgaactaaaaacaTAAGTTCAAAATAGGTTAccgcttttttttcgaaaaattcaaaaaatttagtgttttttgctaattgtaaaactgaaagtttttcaactaaaaaataaagttttcgaattttctttttaaaaaaatttcaaaaatttaaatttcccgccacaTGATCTACGTGGATTCTCAAAGAATTTCCACCACTCAATCATACGAAAACTAATTATTCCCATTTTGGGAGTACTTATTTGAGTAGCTGGGTGGAGGAGGTGTGTGTGTTATTTATAAAAAGACAAACTCGGGGTACTCGTACCCAAAtccaatttgatatttttccccggaaattttttttcatttttttggagttgaTTGGTAAATAAACCAAAAGTCAACTTGCAacaaatcataatttttagtttaaaattttaaaaaaaattgagatacttgaaattctaaattttagaggattttcgaattttaacaGGAAGCTAAAAAtgcatgaattttttttttcaaaaaattgcgaaattgaatttttatgtagGAAATTCTTGAGCagttccatattttttttgataattaaacaaaaaactttgttttttttagcggaaaccaaaaaaaattaaaaaatttcacaaaaaatcgtttgaaaaattattctagctgaattttttccggaattttttttccaaatttataaagctgaaaataagtattcagaaatttttttttttttcatgcaaattcccccatttttatattaataGATCATTCAAATCAATCGGATATTCAAAGTCTGCACTTGATAtcatcctttttttttaatcatgacattttgtgaaatagaatatcaaaatcaaaaaaaaactatttgaaagcTTAATCTCATGtatagaaaaaatgtaataatttATCATACaaatcacacttttttttggatttgctTCTATTCAGGTTTATGATGATGAGTATAGGTAGATCTGAGTATATAGTTGCTGTTTTTGGCATTagaatcattttcaaaaaaataatccaGAAAATTAGTTGCTGGCATgcgaaaagaaaattcaaattttcaaccaattctCGAATGTTTCTTTTAACGGAACGTGCCTCGCaactaaaattctgaaaaatcaaaatttgaatttggcgccaaaatttttgaaatttttttttacttgcgCCAAaacaaaactggaaaaaaaattaaaaatagtctTTTAAAAGTTCGCGCCAAAAACAActcgggaaattaaaatttgagtttcccgCTGAATctctaattttctgaaaatgtaactttttgaattagtAATATACCccatagaaaaaataaattttaaaaattgtaaactcgAATTtccagtgtaatttttttgtttggaaatttatattttaatcgcttttttttcgcaccaaaaaatatttgaacttcaatttttattttcagccaaaacaCAGAAACGTAATGTTTTCATTAATTCAGAAAAcactttgaataaatattgaatgtcaaatttaataataagATCATGCTCTATATAAATACCCTATAATTTAATACGCCGTATCACAAAATACCTAGCACTTGGCAACCATGATAAACACTACTTTGAGAGAATTCATCTTTTCCGcgtttcttttgaaattgatccattatacaattttaagatggttttttttttgcctgaaatttaaaaattcaaatttttaagatattattttttttcttgggtttggtgtgaatttttgtgaatttataATTAGTTTTGTCATGGTTTTCCtggaaaaccaacaaaaaaaacaattcactatttttattctattagttaaaatttgcgaaaactgaatttttgaaattttttcaattttttttggcgggaaattttcaattttaataatataatTCTGGCGGgaatttatacattttaaaataattcattttggaaggaaatttaaatttttttaaatattcaattttggcgggaaactttaaattttgaatatttaattttggtgggaagttttatatttagatttaacttttttgaattttatgttaGGCGGgtatatttggatttttataaaaaaattttggcgggaatttgaaaaatttcaaatatc includes:
- the xbx-4 gene encoding DUF3719 domain-containing protein (Confirmed by transcript evidence), whose amino-acid sequence is MLTWSTSATSSKPTLRGKIPNSKAAEEFLDSWDNAVFDGKSTGDPELDREASLWRDKFPHLRITGSRFESQKVTHPIPVDSLSFQKSIIQHSKSANAIREKLPKIDNFKKK